In the Anaerostipes caccae L1-92 genome, TCATTGTCCTCACTGTCGTTTCCGGCGGCACAGACTGTCACCGCCCCTTTCTTTCCTACAAGTTCGATCAAATATTTCATCAATTCCTGTTCGTCAGCCTCATCGATTCCCCAGGAATTGTTTATAGCCGCCACATTGACACCTTCCATCTGCTGCTTATAGATGTAATAATAGGCATCGATCACGTCAGATAATTCACCGTCTCCGTCTTCGTCCAGCACCTTCAGTGCCATCAGCTTAACATCGCTGCTCTGGCTGATACCCGCAACGCCCCTGCCGTTGCCTGCCTGAGCCGCAATAATACCGGCACAGTGGGTTCCGTGACCGTAATCATCGGAAGGATCTGCATCATGGTTGACAAAATCATAGCCATGTCTGCCGTAGAGCACATCTGACCTGTTTGTCCACAGCCTGTCTCTGAGATCCTCATGTTCAAGGTCAATTCCTGTGTCAACTACCGCCACAACCGTTTCTTTGCCTTTGGACCCGGATGTCTTGTCATAAAACTGATCATAGCCGACATCCTTCCCTGTACTGCCTCCATTCTGACCGCTGTTTTTATTTGCCCACTGAAAGTCAAAATAGGGATCGCTGCCTCCCAAAATCCTAATCTTATAATTGGGCTGTGCGGCAATCACCTGCGGATCCTTCTTCAGCTGTCTGACCAGATCCTCCGTGCTCTTTTGTGAAGTCACTCTGGCAATGGAAACTGCGGAATTCTGAGAAGCGCTCCTCGTCTTCTTTTTGGTATCCGCCGAAAAGTTCCAGGCCTGCTTAACCTTTATTCCGGAGGAAAAAGGAGCGGATCTGCCCTTTTGCCCTGATGCCGTCGTCCGGTACATGACCAGTGCTTCTCCCTCCTCATATCCTGCTTCCTGTCTGCCGGAAAGCAGCTTTTTCATCTCTGTCACCTGGTCTTTGCCGGAAGCCGCGCTGACCGCAGCGGGAGCCGATGTTCCCAAAAGAACCGCCGACATCAGCCATGCTGCCCATCTTTTAAAATACCTCATACTCTCTCCTTTCCCCTGCTTGTATCTCATTGTTAGAGTATAACATACCTTCTCATTACGTTTGTTACATTTGGTTTACAATTCTTTAAACCCCGTTTTCCCCCAGAAAAGCAGCAGGCAAATAAAAAGATTTTCTTTTTTCGGCACACATTGGAAGAGACCGAATAATATAAACTGTAAATATAATCAAGGAGGAAACAACATGAGTGATTTAGCTGCAACAGGTTGCGGAACATCATGCAATTCAGGATTCGGAGGAAACAACTGTCTTCTTCTTATTCTCTTATTATGCTGCTGCGGAGGCGACGGCGGATTCGGAGGAGGAGACGGATGCGGATGTGATTCTATCCTTTGGATCATCATCTTACTGTGCTGCTGCGGAGGCGGATTCGGCGGCGGCAGTGGCTGCGGATGCGGATGCTAATCTGATATGTCCTGATAAACCAAGGGCAGCGGGTAACAAACCTGCTGCCCTTTTTGCGTGCCGTAAAATAAAAAGTGTCCGGAAATGATCCTCCGGACACTGAAATATCTATTATTTAAAACAGCATAAAAGGGCAGCGATCAAAATCAGTATGCTTCCGCCTTCCATACTCTGCTTTTTCATGATTCCATTTCTCTGTCCTGAAAATCCCATTTCTCCTTTTCTTCTGAGACATTCCTCATCCAGTTCGTAAACGGTATTTTCTTCTTCTACAAAAATTTCACTCATAATTTTCTTCACCTCCTAATAATATAGGATATGAGAATGAAACCTAAGGTTGTGACAAAATGGATCAAAAACAAACCCACTGGGAGCACTTTTTCCGTGACGACTCGTCCAATATGCTGGAAGACGCGCTCCCTTATCTCCCTCCCACTCTGAAAAAATCTGCAGCTCTTTACATCAAACTCCATGAACTGCAAAACATCATGGAAGACTTTGACGATGAGGATACTCTCTCCGCATGCGGACTGGACCAGAACAATGCTTCTCTGGAAATGATGCTTACCGCGATGAGAATGCGGGCCCCCAAGGAAACCTCAAAACAAATCGATCAGATACTCCAGATGATGAAAATGGCAAAAATGTACCAGTCCTATCAGGATTTTCTGCAGGCAAATCCAAATGCCAATGCTTCGCCCGGCAATTCTTCAGCCGATTCAGACATGATGGCAAAACTAATGCCGCTGTTTATGTCCCAGTCTCAGCCTGAAAAGCAGGAAGCAGCAAATGCACCCAACAGTGACCTGTTAAATCAAATCAATCAAATTCTGAAAAAGTGAGGTATCCCGCATGAATGAACAATGGAAAATGAACCGCGCGGTCCAGAGCATCGACCCAAAGAAAATAGAAATCATGGAACTTCTCGTGAACCAATGCCGGGGCAAAAACCTGGAAGACATCCTGCCTGATCTTATGGCGGCCTCCAGCCGCCTGGCAGAACAGGGCATCGCATTTACCAACGAAGAAACCGGCATCATCATCGACGCTCTCTCGGAAACTATGACCGGTCAGGAAAAGCAGAGACTTGAAATGCTGAGAAATATGATACTTTAAAAAAATTTCCGGATACTTTTAAAAAGTATTCGGAAATTTTTTATTTCATAAATTATTCTTCGTATCTGATCCTTTCAACAAGAGAATCCTTCTGCAGTTTTCTGCTCATAAATGCGGACAAAAGAATCTGCAGCATCAGAAGAATGCCTGCCATCACAAGGATCTCGGCCATAGGAAAATGATAGTCATTGATACCGATCATTCCGGTATCCTTACATTTCAGGAACAGCATGTATCCGGCGGCATTTCCAAAGGTAAGCGATATCAGCAGAGTCCCCGCCGTAAAAATCAGCCCTTCCATCTGGAGCATTCTGGCCAGCTGCCGATTGGTCATACCCAATGCCTGCAGGATTCCCAGTTCTTTTTTCCGGGTAACAATGCTTGTGATCAGTGTATTGGCCATATTCATGAATCCAATGATCCCAATGACAAACAGCAGGGCATATAAAGAGTCCCTGAGAAGCCCGATGCCAAGCTGCGCAGTGCGGTATGCATCATCGTAAGAGAGCAGGTCATAAAACTCGCTGCCTCCTGTCAGATTCCTCAGCTGTTTTTCCACTGCCGTCTTTTTTTCCGGAAGGCAGGAAATATAAATTTCGCTGGTCAGATTCCCTTTCACGCGGAGTTTCTTAAATGTCTCCTCTGTCATAGCCCAGCTGGCTTCCAAATGTGCATTTGCAGAACCGGTGATTTTTAAAGTAAGCGGCACTTTTCTCTCTCCGTCCAGCAGATCCATAGATATCTTGTCTCCGATGTGATAGCCATTTTCATCGAAGAAGTGATCCCAAAGATAGACGGTTCCGCTTTCTTTTACTAATTGCTCATAGTCCGCACTGCCGCGCTCTAATCCGCTTTTTACAAAAGCATTAAAATCCTTTTTGGATAAGATCTGAATGACTGAAGTTCCTTCTTCTTCGTTACCACGGACTTTTACTGCGGCCCATTTACCAGTTTCTACTCTTGTAACACCATCGATCTTTTTGATCTTCTCTACTACCGAAGCATTCATGAGTCCCTGTTCCTGGACCCGGTTCAGATTTTTCTCCGGATAGGTTTTATCATCCAGTTTCGTATCCAGTGTCAGATAAAAGTCCCCTTTTTTCACATCTTTTTTAGCCTCATAGGCCGGATCCATATTGCCGCACAGATTAGCGATGGTGACGAACATTACACAGCTCAGCCCCATAGTAAGGATGGTCATCAATGTCCGTTTCCGGTTGCTTGACAAATTTGCCCTGGTAAGACCGATCAGCTTTACCTGCCTGCATCCTTTCCTCTTCTGTTTCTTTTTCCCGGTGTTTTCCTGATACCGCACCGCTTCCACCGGAGACACTTTGGCTGCAATCTGCATCGGCCGTTTCACGGAAAGACAGACGGTAATCAGCGAAAGGATCCCTGCTCCGGCCAAAACAGGTATGCTGAACAGCTGAGTATTTGCGATCGCTTCGTTGATGGACTCGTTTACACTGCTGAACCCGGCAATCTTCGTAAAAAACAGATCTGTTCCAAAATAACCCACAATCAGTCCAACAGGTATACTGATGCCGGACAATATCATGCCTTCCCGGAAGATCATCTGTTTCATCTGCTTCTTCGTCATTCCTATGGCCCGCAGTTTCCCGTATTCCTGTACTTTCTGTATCATACCGACATAGAAAATATTGTAGATCACAACGATGCTGAATAAGATGACAACCGCCGCAATAAATACTCCCGCAGCCACGGTTTCTGCCCCCGGGTCCGTATCCCACATAATAAAAATCGTATTGAGAGAAACATTTTTTTCAGGGATGGAAAGTTTCTCTGCCAGCTGATTGATACTTTCCTTCAGCCCGTTTTCTGTGACTTTGTCTGCCTTCTTCATCTTTACACAGAGCGTATAGGATCTTTGTTCCACAGGGACAGCCTTTTCAAAAAATTCTTTTGATACTACGGCCCCGTATGCCTGCTTCAGATCATTCATTTCACTGTCAGGCAGAAAGCCGGTAATTGTGAATTTTTTTCTCAGTACGGTTCCTTCCCCATTGATCCGGTAAGGAACTGTGACCGTGTCTCCTATCTTAGGTTTCTTTTTCATCAGCTTCTTAAAAAATGATTTCTGAACCATGATCTCATTTTCCCCGGTGGGAATTCTGCTCTGGCCGGTCATCTTTAAGTTCGACATTGCCCGGGCATTCTGGTCATAGTAGGAAAGTACGCCGCTGGCTTTCCCCAGCTCAACCGTGGCTACAGAGGACATGGAGCCTGTCTTTTCAATCTCGCCTCTGACGGAAATTTCCTGCTTCTTTTCTTCACTGATTCCGGTAAATGCGGCATGAAAATCTCCATAGAGGACAGAGCTGTTGTGACTGTTCATTTTCATTATTCCATTGCAGCTTAAACCGATGATCGTTAAGAGAGCCGTCGTCAGCATAATGGAAATCCCGATGAGGATACTTCTGCTTCTGGTCTGCGTTAAATTCTTTTTCGACAACTGTGTGACTGCTTTCATTTAATCCACCACCTTGCCGTCTTCGATCAGGATAATACGGTCAGCCATCTGTGCAATCTCCTCATCATGGGTAATCATAACCAATGTCTGTCCATATTTCCTGGCCGTCATTTTTAAGAGGGAAATTACCTCATCCCCGGTCTTTGTGTCCAGATTTCCGGTCGGTTCGTCCGCCAGTATGATATCAGGCTTTGACGCAATCGCTCTGGCAATGGCAACTCTCTGCTGCTGGCCGCCGGAAAGCGTATTGGGAAGATTGTGCTTCTTCTCTTCGATACCCAGTGTACACAAAATCTCATTCACGAATGCCTCATTCACGTTTCTTCCATCCAGCCCAATGGGAAGAACGATGTTTTCCCACACATTCAGGGAAGAAATCAAGTTAAAGGACTGAAAGATAAATCCGATCTTTCTTCTCCGGAAAACAGCTACCTCTTCTTCCTTCATACAGCTGATGTCCTTATCTCCGATCAGGATCTTTCCTTTTGTAGGGCAGTCCAGTCCTCCAAGCATATGAAGAAGTGTACTTTTTCCCGAACCGCTCTTTCCTACAATCGCAGCAAATTCACCCTGATAGATTTGGAGGGATGTGTGGTCGATAGCACGCACCTCATTTTCTCCGCTGCCATAATATTTACATAAATCCTTTGTCTCTAGAATAACTGTATTCTGCATTTTTTCATACCTCCTGTTCTTACTGTCTATGATAAATGCCTCCTCTTACATTCATCTTTCAATCCAAAAGAAAAAGCCTTACAAATCTGTAAGACTTACATGTATCGTAAAAATACTTCCCTGCTTCCCCGCAGAAACAGAAACAGACCCTCCCTGTGCCTCCAGGATACTTCTGGTAAGATAAAGACCGACTCCGGATCCATCCGCCTCTTTTACCTGCGGCGCTGTTCCCCGATAGAACCGCTGAAAAATCTTGGTATAGTCTCTGCTGTCAATTCCGATCCCCTGATCCTCAATTTCTATCCTCAAAAAACTGGTCCGTTTCATCATGCGGATCTGGATACACGTATCCCTTCCGCTGTACTTCACTGCATTTTCCAAAATATTTGCAATCGCTTCTCTGGTCCAGTGGGGATCATGGGGGATTGCCATATCCGCAGCCTCATCGCTGTTTTTCACCACTTCTATCTCGATATTCTTCTCCTGGGCCTTCACATACACGCTGCTGACCGCCTGTGCGATGGTATCCATGATAGGTGCCTGAATCTTTTTCACTGAGATCATGCCTGTTTCCATTCTGGAAATATTAATAAGGGCTTTTGTGAGACTGTCCAGGCGCTGGGTCTGCCCCACTGCCTGTCCGAGAAACTCTTTCTCCTCTTCCTTTGACAGATCTTCTTCCGCTAAAAGCTCCAGACACATTTTCAGGGATGCCACAGGTGTTTTCAGCTGATGGGATATGTCAGTTACCAGGGACTTTGTGGTTTCCTTTTCGTCCTGGATTTTCTTCTCCTGCACTTCCAAACGTTTTCCAAGGGAGTTGAGCCTGCTGAACAGTCTGCTTTTCATCCCCTCTTCCTCACGATAAGCGACCTGATAATGTCCTGTATAAAATTGTTCAATGACGCTCCCGAATTGTTCGAATTCCTGCTCTTTTCTTCTGACGGCCTCTCTCATTCGGATATATGCAGCCGCTGTGATCAAAAGGTACGCACCTAAAAAAACTCCTCCGGAACGGACGATGTACTGCACCATGCGGCTTTGATACCTTGCTTTCATCTCTTCTTCAAAACCTGCCCTGGCATAAACCTGTCTTCCCTTTTTCTGCAGTGCTTTTTCTTCTTCTCCCTGAAAGATATGATACAATATCTCTTCCTGAGTCTTTCCATCTTCCATCATTCCTGCCGTTTCCAGCTGCTGCTTTTCTTCCCGGATCAGCTTTCTGTTTTCTGAAAATAATCCATATCCAAAGATACATAAGAAAATAGCTGCTGTACAGACAGAAAATCTGACCCAGCCGATCTTTTCCCTCTTTCCAATCAATTTCCGGTACACTCCTTATCCCATAAATATCCGATCCCCCGTATATTTTTAATATACTCCGGTTTGGACGGATCTGGCTCAATCTTTTCCCTGAGCCTTCTGATGTTGACTGCTACCGTGTTTTCATCGGCAAACTCGCCGTCCATGTCAAACATCTGCTCTAAAAGCTGGCCTTTGGAAAACACCTGCCTTGGATGGGAGATAAACAAAAGCAGCAGTTTCCATTCATTTTTGGTAAGGCTTCTCTCTTCTCCCGATACCATGACCTTCATCTCTGTCTTATGGACACAGACTTTCCCGGATTCTATCTTTTCCTCTTTTACATCCATCCGGGCAAATACCGCGTGTATCTTCGAGATGAGAACGGCAAGACTGAATGGTTTTACCACATAGTCATCCGCCCCCGCCTCATATCCCATGACAATGTCGATCTCCTGATCCATGGCAGTCAGGAACATGAAACGCACATTGCTGATCCTGCGTATTTCTCTGCAGAAATCCAATCCACTTCCGTCTTCCAGCGTTATATCACAGATGACCAGATCAATCTCACTGTTATTCCATAGTCTCATGCCTTCCTGAATCCCCGCACAGGCCAGGACCTCATATCCTTCTTTTTCTAATTTAAAGCATATGCCGCGTCTCAGGCTCTCATCGTCTTCCAGCAGCAGGATTCTGCCTTTCATCATGTCCTCAATCCTCCGTCTATGTATTCCTGTCAGTTTAGTTCATACTGCATAAAATTCTTATTTTTCCGAAACCCGAAGTCTTTATACAGTAAAACTCCCATATCCGATGCAGTCACATGAACAACACCGCATCCATAATTTCTCGCTTCATCCATTACTTTCTTTAATAGAACCCGTGCAATCCCTCTTCTTCTGTGCTTTTCCACTGTATACATACTGGATAGAATACCGATCTTTCCAGTTGGATTTTTATAATACGGAGGTTTCTCTGTAAATGACATTCCGCTGGCAGCCACGATTTCCTCACCGCACACTGCAAGCCATGAAATATACAGTCCGGTTTCTAAATTTCTCTCATAAAACTCTGTCAGATATGGTTTCAGCTCAAAATCAGCCTGTGCTCCTTCATCTTTCAGCTGTTGTACTCTCATCCGAACGACTGCCGGTATATCACATACGGTCATCCTCCGGTAAGAAATTCTTTTTGAAGAATACTCATCCAAACGCCTCTTGTCCTCCTTCCTCCTGTTATTTTATAAATTAGATCAAAGTGGGCAAGCCCACACTAAAGCTCTTAGGCCCCTCAATCCTTGAGGGGCTTGACAACTTTGCGTACCAGATGCGATTTGACGCAGTCAAATAATTTCCTTACGCATCTGTGTACAGCCCGCGGAGCGTTTTTTATTTCCTAGGGAAGGTCACAGAACTTTCCTAGGAAATAAAAAAGTATGTGTAAAGTCCCATCTGACACAAAAGAATGACCGGGATGCCATACATAAACACCGGCTTTCTTGTCTTATGCCGGAACATCCGCATAGCCAGCCAGGCTCCCACAGATCCCCCTGCTGCTGCCAGCAAAATCAATGTCTTTTCCGGAATCCTCCATCTGTTCTTTTTTGCCCTTTGCTTGTCACTCCCATATATAAAAAATGTAATTACATTTATAAAAACAAGACAGACGATAAATAATTTCATGAAAACTCCTTTCCATCCTCTAATTCAAAAGGTAAAAATCTTAGTTCATTATAACATAGTCCCATTTTCTGTGTTAGTGTTAGAACTTTCTTTTTTTATCCTTTTCAGCATTGTCCTGACACAGACAGCTTTTGCCTGAACAGAATATATCCCTTTTATTTTTACGAAGAGTAAGGTATCAGGGATGTCTCCTTTCAATACATCCAAATATTGAAAGAAACCGGCTGCTGTATGACAGCCGGCTTCTTTGAAGACCTTTGTTTTTTTATGGCAATGGAGATGATCGTTCTACTGTAAGAGTAGCATTTGTCAATGAAGTCAGATCAAAGCCTGCGGCTCCGGTGGAATAAAACGCCAAATCAATTTGGCCGTCCAGGAATTCAATGACGCTTCCCTGCAAGATTGTGATATCATCTGCAGAAATTGTAGTGTATTGCAGCGTGGAGTCAATAAATCTGCCGTTTTGCCGCACTCCCGCCGAAATTGTCTGGCCTGCTGTTTCAGCCGGATCGATACGGATCATATAATTGATTTCATATTCGCCCGGCATATAAATTTGTATTTCATTTTGGCCCGCTCCAACATTAAAAGATGGCATATAATTGTTAAATTGTACCTGTTCCACCTGGTCACTGACAGAAAAATCAAATGATTGAACCATGTTGGAATAAAGACCGCCGAACGCAGTTTCCACTGCCTTACCATCTATTTCGACAGTGGCTGGATAATCATGCAAAAATATATTCAGATTTGGAGATATAAAGTTTAAATCCTCTCCAAACCTGATAGGTATGGGACCGCCGTTGCCATTAATATAAAACAAGACATCCCCCGGATTAAAGGTGCCTTCCGGCCCTTGTTCTCCCTGTGGACCTTGTTCTCCCTGCGGACCCGGTTCTCCCTGTGGACCTTGTTCTCCCTGCGGCCCTGATTCTCCCTGCGGACCCGGTTCTCCCTGTGGACCCGGTTCTCCCTGCGGACCTGATTCTCCCTGTGGACCCGGTTCTCCCTGCGGACCCGCTTCTCCCTGCGGACCCGGTTCTCCCTGCGGCCCTGGCATCCCCTGTGGACCCGCTTCTCCCTGCCGACCCGGTTCTCCCTGCGGCCCTGGCATCCCCTGTGGGCCTGGTTCTCCCTGCGGACCCGGTTCTCCCTGCGGACCCGGTTCTCCCTGCGGCCCTGGCATCCCCTGTGGGCCTGGTTCTCCCTGCGGACCCGGTTCTCCCTGCGGGCCTCGGCAGCATCTGCAATTACAGCAGTCACAGCAATTCTTTTGAAGTTTTTCGTTTTTACAGTTACTGTTTATATTCATATTATAATCCTTTCTACACGCATTTGAGAAACTATATTTGTATTAAATATGTAATATAAGTTTATGCCGAAAAATGGCAGGCTGTTCTTGTTCAATGTCTTTCCTTGTTATGTAAGACCAGATGAAATTTCCATCAAAATACAACAATGCGCTCAAAAACAGCCGGCTCATTTGCTGTCTGATTTCGTCATTGCTTCGATCTTTACCTCACCTTTTAGATTTTTAATCTGATCTCTGCCCGACACCGTCTCCCCAAGTTCATACAGGCCGCTGGCACCTCTGCATTCTCCGTAAAAAACTGCGACGTCTCCCCAAGGAGCATAATAAGCGAGGATTCCTGCCGGTCCCTTTGCCGGCGGTGTACCCTCAGTTTCAAGTTTTTTGGGCGGATAGAAAATCTTTTCGTTGTCGCTGTAATTCTCTATCCGAACAGACAGGGGCAGCTGGTTATAGAGTGACTGCGCCGCCGGACTTCCATTCAGACTGACGATAATGTTCTGACCATTTTGGCTTTTTATCCTCAGATACTGTTCTATAAGGACTTTCTTTTCCTGACCGGAAGTGCTCTCCTTCGTCCGGCCCGCACGGCTGCAGCCCGCTAAAGATAAAATAAAGACTCCCGCAAGTAAAAGTTTATAAACCTTTTTCAATCGGATTTCTCCTTCCTTTCTCTATGGCTGAATGAATGGTCTTGATTGTCTTGGCTGGAATTCCGCCGACAACCGTATTTTCTGGAACATCTTCTGCTGCAACAGCGCCTGCTGCGACTACGGCACCGTCTCCAACCGTGACACCGGGAAGTATTACAGCGTTTGCGCCGATCCATACATTTTTTCCGATATGAATCGGCTTTGTATAAATATCCCCTCGGTTCTGAGGATGAAGTTCATGGTTAATCGTAGCAAGGACTACATTATGTCCGATCAGAGCCCCGTCATCGATGGTAATTCCCCCCTGGTCCTGAAACCTGCAGCCGCTGTTAATAAAAACATTTTTGCCGATCGTGATATTCTTTCCGCAGTCTGTATAGAATGGCGGAAATATCCCGAAAGAGACGTCCACTGGCTTTCCTGTGAGTTTCATGAAAATCTCTCTTATTTCTTCTGGTGAGTGATAACTGCTGTTCATTTCAGCAGTCAGACGCAGGGCTTCCTGTGAAAGCATACACATATATTGATGTATTTCTGAGCCGGCAGTTACTGCCTTTCCACTGTTCACATAATTTATAAAATCTTCCAGTTCCATTTGATTGTTCATATCATCTTTTCTCCCTTATTTTTTTACTTATAGTATAATACTGATATTTTTACATAACAAATACTTATCATTAATACATTTGAATAGTTGAAACCTATATAAATCCATGTTAGACTAAATCCATCAACATGACTGCTGATTACAAATCAAATAAAGGAGGTCACACATGGAACTACGGGTACTGCATTACTTCCTGGCCATTGCACAGGAGCAGAGCATTGTGCGCGCGGCAGAATCGCTGCATCTTTCACAGCCGACTCTCTCCACCCAGATTAAAAACATGGAAAAAGAATTAGGAAAACAGCTATTGATCCGTGGTACGAAAGGATCACGGAAAATAACACTTACGGAAGAAGGCATGATTTTAAGGAAACGTGCAGAAGAGATTCTTGATCTGGTTAAAAAGACCGAATGTGAGATCACTTCGGCCGATGACATTATTATGGGAGATATTTATATCGGAACAGGCGAGACCGATGGGGTCCGCCTCATTGCAAAGACTGCAGGAAAACTGCAGAAGATCTGTCCGGGAATCCATTTTCATGTTTCCAGCGGCAATGCTGCATTTGTGATGGAACAACTCGATAAAGGGCTGCTCGATTTTGGAGTCGTTTTCGGCACTGTTGATTTGACAAAATACAATGCCCTCAAGCTCCCCGACAAAGATGTGTGGGGTGTACTCATGCGCAGGGATTCCCCCCTTGCATCCAAAAAAGAGATTACACCCGGGGATCTGCGGGACAAACCATTGATCCTGTCCCAGCAGGAGCACCGGGGCGGCAGTTTCACACAGTGGTTTCAATGCCAGATGACGGATTTAAATATCGCTGCTACCTACAATCTCATCTATAATGCGTCTCTGCTTGTGGATGAAGGATTAGGATACGCCGTTGGTCTTGACAAGATCATCAACACCTCCTGCAGCAGTCTTTGCTTCCGCCCCCTGGCACCAAAGCTGGAAGAAGAAATGAGCATTATTTGGAAGAAACATCAAATCTTCTCCAGACCGGCCGAAAAATTTTTAAGCCTGTTGAAAGAACATTTAAACGGTATTTGAATCACATACTTTTTTTCAATATCGTTATGATATCATCATGTGTCAGAACCTTATATCCGCCTTCCATGACAAAGGTTCCGTCTGCAATGCCTGGAAGCATCTCTTCTGTCACACCGAGTTCCCGGATGTTCATGACAAGACCCAGCTCTTTCATATAGGAT is a window encoding:
- a CDS encoding ABC transporter permease, translated to MKAVTQLSKKNLTQTRSRSILIGISIMLTTALLTIIGLSCNGIMKMNSHNSSVLYGDFHAAFTGISEEKKQEISVRGEIEKTGSMSSVATVELGKASGVLSYYDQNARAMSNLKMTGQSRIPTGENEIMVQKSFFKKLMKKKPKIGDTVTVPYRINGEGTVLRKKFTITGFLPDSEMNDLKQAYGAVVSKEFFEKAVPVEQRSYTLCVKMKKADKVTENGLKESINQLAEKLSIPEKNVSLNTIFIMWDTDPGAETVAAGVFIAAVVILFSIVVIYNIFYVGMIQKVQEYGKLRAIGMTKKQMKQMIFREGMILSGISIPVGLIVGYFGTDLFFTKIAGFSSVNESINEAIANTQLFSIPVLAGAGILSLITVCLSVKRPMQIAAKVSPVEAVRYQENTGKKKQKRKGCRQVKLIGLTRANLSSNRKRTLMTILTMGLSCVMFVTIANLCGNMDPAYEAKKDVKKGDFYLTLDTKLDDKTYPEKNLNRVQEQGLMNASVVEKIKKIDGVTRVETGKWAAVKVRGNEEEGTSVIQILSKKDFNAFVKSGLERGSADYEQLVKESGTVYLWDHFFDENGYHIGDKISMDLLDGERKVPLTLKITGSANAHLEASWAMTEETFKKLRVKGNLTSEIYISCLPEKKTAVEKQLRNLTGGSEFYDLLSYDDAYRTAQLGIGLLRDSLYALLFVIGIIGFMNMANTLITSIVTRKKELGILQALGMTNRQLARMLQMEGLIFTAGTLLISLTFGNAAGYMLFLKCKDTGMIGINDYHFPMAEILVMAGILLMLQILLSAFMSRKLQKDSLVERIRYEE
- a CDS encoding ABC transporter ATP-binding protein; the encoded protein is MQNTVILETKDLCKYYGSGENEVRAIDHTSLQIYQGEFAAIVGKSGSGKSTLLHMLGGLDCPTKGKILIGDKDISCMKEEEVAVFRRRKIGFIFQSFNLISSLNVWENIVLPIGLDGRNVNEAFVNEILCTLGIEEKKHNLPNTLSGGQQQRVAIARAIASKPDIILADEPTGNLDTKTGDEVISLLKMTARKYGQTLVMITHDEEIAQMADRIILIEDGKVVD
- a CDS encoding sensor histidine kinase, which produces MIGKREKIGWVRFSVCTAAIFLCIFGYGLFSENRKLIREEKQQLETAGMMEDGKTQEEILYHIFQGEEEKALQKKGRQVYARAGFEEEMKARYQSRMVQYIVRSGGVFLGAYLLITAAAYIRMREAVRRKEQEFEQFGSVIEQFYTGHYQVAYREEEGMKSRLFSRLNSLGKRLEVQEKKIQDEKETTKSLVTDISHQLKTPVASLKMCLELLAEEDLSKEEEKEFLGQAVGQTQRLDSLTKALINISRMETGMISVKKIQAPIMDTIAQAVSSVYVKAQEKNIEIEVVKNSDEAADMAIPHDPHWTREAIANILENAVKYSGRDTCIQIRMMKRTSFLRIEIEDQGIGIDSRDYTKIFQRFYRGTAPQVKEADGSGVGLYLTRSILEAQGGSVSVSAGKQGSIFTIHVSLTDL
- a CDS encoding response regulator transcription factor, coding for MMKGRILLLEDDESLRRGICFKLEKEGYEVLACAGIQEGMRLWNNSEIDLVICDITLEDGSGLDFCREIRRISNVRFMFLTAMDQEIDIVMGYEAGADDYVVKPFSLAVLISKIHAVFARMDVKEEKIESGKVCVHKTEMKVMVSGEERSLTKNEWKLLLLFISHPRQVFSKGQLLEQMFDMDGEFADENTVAVNIRRLREKIEPDPSKPEYIKNIRGIGYLWDKECTGN
- a CDS encoding GNAT family N-acetyltransferase, which codes for MDEYSSKRISYRRMTVCDIPAVVRMRVQQLKDEGAQADFELKPYLTEFYERNLETGLYISWLAVCGEEIVAASGMSFTEKPPYYKNPTGKIGILSSMYTVEKHRRRGIARVLLKKVMDEARNYGCGVVHVTASDMGVLLYKDFGFRKNKNFMQYELN
- a CDS encoding DUF1294 domain-containing protein, producing MKLFIVCLVFINVITFFIYGSDKQRAKKNRWRIPEKTLILLAAAGGSVGAWLAMRMFRHKTRKPVFMYGIPVILLCQMGLYTYFFIS
- a CDS encoding collagen-like protein, producing MFYINGNGGPIPIRFGEDLNFISPNLNIFLHDYPATVEIDGKAVETAFGGLYSNMVQSFDFSVSDQVEQVQFNNYMPSFNVGAGQNEIQIYMPGEYEINYMIRIDPAETAGQTISAGVRQNGRFIDSTLQYTTISADDITILQGSVIEFLDGQIDLAFYSTGAAGFDLTSLTNATLTVERSSPLP
- a CDS encoding cyclophilin-like fold protein produces the protein MKKVYKLLLAGVFILSLAGCSRAGRTKESTSGQEKKVLIEQYLRIKSQNGQNIIVSLNGSPAAQSLYNQLPLSVRIENYSDNEKIFYPPKKLETEGTPPAKGPAGILAYYAPWGDVAVFYGECRGASGLYELGETVSGRDQIKNLKGEVKIEAMTKSDSK
- a CDS encoding DapH/DapD/GlmU-related protein, giving the protein MNNQMELEDFINYVNSGKAVTAGSEIHQYMCMLSQEALRLTAEMNSSYHSPEEIREIFMKLTGKPVDVSFGIFPPFYTDCGKNITIGKNVFINSGCRFQDQGGITIDDGALIGHNVVLATINHELHPQNRGDIYTKPIHIGKNVWIGANAVILPGVTVGDGAVVAAGAVAAEDVPENTVVGGIPAKTIKTIHSAIEKGRRNPIEKGL
- a CDS encoding LysR family transcriptional regulator; amino-acid sequence: MELRVLHYFLAIAQEQSIVRAAESLHLSQPTLSTQIKNMEKELGKQLLIRGTKGSRKITLTEEGMILRKRAEEILDLVKKTECEITSADDIIMGDIYIGTGETDGVRLIAKTAGKLQKICPGIHFHVSSGNAAFVMEQLDKGLLDFGVVFGTVDLTKYNALKLPDKDVWGVLMRRDSPLASKKEITPGDLRDKPLILSQQEHRGGSFTQWFQCQMTDLNIAATYNLIYNASLLVDEGLGYAVGLDKIINTSCSSLCFRPLAPKLEEEMSIIWKKHQIFSRPAEKFLSLLKEHLNGI